acaaataaatgaatgaatgacagaaAAGTCAGATATTGCATGTTATCCATGAGAATACATATATATAGCATATCCATGAGACTATATTGTATTAAGCAAGcatagaaatgatgaaaatattatcTTTCCAATCACCAATACACCTTTGTAAACAAATTATAAGCAAGGTGTGGTGAAAACACACTCCTGCACCCCAGGTCCTTGTACCTAAAGGACAAACTGTGACTTCACAAGACTGTTTTATTGTGActcaatatcttttcttttttgagataccaggagCCGGGGATTGAATCTAGACCCTCGTAAGTGGGAAGCCtgtgctcaaccaatgagccacatAGGCCTCCCTGAATGGTtctttcgtttgttttgcttgttgtttgtttcattggttgtttttttttttttttggaggctcgtggaacaaaccagggacctcccatgtgggaagtataCACTCAGTCAGTCGCTTGAGCTATATctctatatctgcttcccttgactcagtatctttttaaaaacaaaaactgagcaaAATGACTCATTCAGAATTTGTAACAACCTGAAAGGTGGTCATAGTTGAATATATTAATCTGATCAAGCCTATTAATTATCTCTacacttttaaagaaatatttaacaaaacaACTCTAATTGATTCACACATTTATAGGGTAGCTTCTGCAGTGCGTTCATCTTTTATATGAATTCAGAGATTAACAGAGATCTCAGGATAATTACAACAACATTTTGTTCACACTTTCTCCATGCCAGGTACTAGAAGTGCATTAGGGGATAAATTCAATAGATATTCCCTTTctaaagttcattttttaaaaacacattctttttatCTCAAACTACCAAATGTTACCAAAATCCTATTCTCTCCTAAGGACTTTCAGATAACACTGTCATTAAATTAAAAGGTTTCTTAAAGCTCATTTAGTATGAACAGCTGCTCATCATTCTGATTTAAGAGGAACTGAAGTAATCAGCATGCCATAGAgccaattttaaatttttaaaatggaatttttccaaaCAAAAGGTTTCATTTCGGCATGCTTCTTACGTAGCAAACTAGCAATTAAATGCTCTGCAAGGACTGAAACCTAAAGCACATGTGGTTAAAAGCTCAAGCAGCTGGTACTCGGTGCCACAGGAGCTGAGGAAAACTGCCACCATCTCAGTTATTTTGCTCTGGGCTATGCAAAAGTGGTGTTTCCAGCATTATCTCTAGGGATAGTGGGCTTAAAAACTTTTGCAAGGAGATGATTATTTGCAAGTCAAAGCATGGAAACTACCTCTTATAGTTAATACAATACCTCAACTAAACAGTTCTCACAACTGTCCAAATGAAAATGCttgtattttatactttaaaaattagccttattaaaaaaattgtttcctGTTAAAACATAATTTATAGAAACAACTTGTTTTggtacaaacaaaataaaacacctaTGTCTAATAAATGTTAAAACATTGCTGCTATAAATCTGGCTTTAGCGTTGCAATTAATCAAAAAACCAGGAGCAACTGTAGTTCAGCACCTTGGGCTTAAAGAGAAGCACCTGTGCAGACTTTGCACAAGGTCAGGCAGATCAGGTGAACAAAATTTAAGTGTACCCTACAAAGTATTAAGGGGTTGGCACAGAGTAAATAAGAGGGAAGCAAGTCAAGAATTGCCTAATAAAGCATCAGCTGGACCTAAAAGTCtcctatttaaatttatttaaaacctATTCTCCTGCCTCTAATCTGGTATCATCAAATTCTGGAGTCGGAAGGCAGACAGAGATCCTGAGTGAATAACAGCCCTTACTCTGGATTGATGGCAGAGTTGAGACAACTCAGATCAAAGGTCCTTGTAATAAACAGGCTGTAGGTATCATGGAATTAGGCCCTCTCTGTACCTGCTGATTTCACTCTTCTCCAGAAACAGGTAATTCTTCCTTCGTACCCACTTCCATGGGTGAAAATGACTTGTCTGCTCCTCTTAGGTATATTGCACTTTCTTCCACTATTCTCACGCGCTTACCTGAATCCAGTACTTAGTGTTCCCTCACTGACAACCAAAAGCTAAGAATTTTATCTGGAGACAGCTTCCGAAATCATGATTGTTAAACTGTGACAATGAGAAAACGTTTTTAAATAAACACTGTGTggctaataaaaatagaaaagatttcTTAAAAGTAAACATTGATCTTAAAAGGTCCATTCCAGTCCAATACCCCTACAACTCAGATAACAAAATGCTCAATACTGTGTGAATAAAGACGATGATCTAAACACATTAGGGTGACTGGCAGTTGTTTCGGAAGCTACAGGAGACATAAAGAAGTATCGTTACACCGCAAAGAAGTGGTCAGGGCACGTCCCACCCTCGGTTATGTACACAGTCCCAAGCTCGTTCCTGCGGAGGCCGGATGGTCTCTACAAGGGTCAAAGAGAAGGATTACACCCTAACACAGAGCGGACCGGATTCGTTATAAGGGTCACCGCAGCGCAAGCGGAGGCATGGGGAACCTCTGACTCGCGTTCTCCGCAGCTCCTTCACCTCCCCGTCCCGCCCCCCGCTCCCCGAGCCCTTACTTATACCTGTGAGATAGTTGGTCCACTTGTACAGAACCCCCTCCATGCTTCAGAGCCCGGCGCCGCGCATCCTCCTGACCCGGCTCCCGCCGCGGTGATAGGGAAGGCGCAGAGCCTAGGCCAGCCCTTCCAGgcccgcccgggccccgccccgggCGCCCCAGGCCTGCACCCGGCCGCCCGCAGCCCGCGCGCGCCGCCGCCAAGTGGCGGCGCTTAGAGGCCCAGACGGCGCGCGCCGCGCGGAGCTCGGGGTCTGCGACGTGCGAGCTCCGGCATCTCCGCACGAGTCGCAGCGGTAGCGGCGGTGACTACAGCGCGGCCGAAGCCGGCCTCCCTCTCGCGCGTCCGCAGCCCGGGTTCTGCCTCGCGCACCCCAGCCTTCCCTCCTCCTGGCCGGCCTTCCTTCCCCCGGGCTCCCCGTTTGTTTTCATTGACCCCGACGTCGCTTTCACTTCCTGGATGAAAGGGGCCGGCTCGTCCGGTGAAACCCCTCCCCGGCGGCGGGGCTGGCGCACGGCGCGGGGCCTGAGGCCTCTCCGCAGGCCTGCAGGCTGCGCCAACCGGGCTCGACCTCCTTGGCGTGCAGCCCTCCGTCTCCTCTTCCAGCCTCCCGCCAGCCGCCGGCGGCCCGGGCCTCCCAGCCTCCCACCCCCAGGGCCTAGGCCTCCGGGCCCAGGACCCGGGGACTCGCGCCCCACGACGCGCCGTCCCCGGGACGGACACGAGGATGCACTCTCCGCGCACTCGTCCTGCCGGCAGTCGCTTAGGCCTCTCGCGTTTTCGTAGAGCTGAGCCTCATGtcttttggtaattgttttttcttaaataaaagacTTCCTATTTATGTTTCCCCCGTATTGCAGTCACATTTTGGCGACCAAGAAATTATCTCCTTGAAAAGTAGAGAGCAGATGAGTCCTCAAAGAATGGGAAGGGGCCCCAAGGAATTTTAATTACCCCTACAGTTCATCTTAGTATAATCTTAGTTTCATTTGGACTGTAAAACCAGAAACTAAAATTTGTTTCATCCTTAAAATGTGGTATTCCCCCTagtttttgtgatttttaaaaaatcctgcttAGATGCGATAGTCATCTTCCATAATTGACAATAATTTTCACATTTATGGAAGTTTGTAAGTTTTAAGCAAAACAGCTCAAGTAGACCCAGTGCTGTAGCACTGATATCACTGAAGTAGAACTGCACCGCTCTTCTCAAAATCTAACCCAGACCTTCGCTGAAGACTGGTTTAGGGAAGTCTTCGGGTagaggagtggatgtgactcacgTGGTTgcgcgcccacctcccacatgggaggtcctggttagGTTCCTTCCCGTGACTTTCAGAAAAACAAGCCAAACAAAGGGGACCAGCTCAGGAGAGacatgtggctcagtagttgagcttggtttcccacatatgagatcctgggttcaatctgtgcccccagtaccttaaaaaaaaagtctttaggTATtcacatggaaataaaacaggtTGGGTGGATAGAGATGAATAGATGAGTATGTGATAAATCGAATGTAGTTAAATGTTGGTAAATTCTGAAGGTGGGTATACAGGTGTTCACTgcaaaattctttcaacttttctgcatGTTTGAATTTTTTTCGTAACAAAATGTTGGGAGAGGGAGTGCTGTAGGTCAAAGACTTGGCCAAATCCTTGGTGCATATTAGCTGCGATAGTGGACTAAATTGCAATCTTCGAGTTACATCGTTTCCTCTATGTGTAACATGACTACCTCGTGTGGTAGGTGAGAAAAGCTGCAACATCAAAAGCTTTGCCGGCATTTAGTAGGCCCTCAAACCAAGGGCAGTCCACAGCTGgtagggaaaaaaatgcaaaccagCAGGTCCTGAATCACCCGACTTTGCTCAGGGAAAACACCTTTAACGAGGCGGGGAGCAGTGGCACTACTCAGTGTTTAATCGCATCCTGGTGACCCTCAAGTTAGGTGCGCTTCAGCCTGGAACCCCTTAGTGCATGCCTCCCATCCTGAGAAGGCGCTTCAAGAACACCCCAGCAGCTCCAACAAAGCCACCGCAAGCAAATGTCTTACCCTCTTCTTTCAGAATAACTTCTTCCAGCACCCAGTAATTCCTTAGGGGCTATAGAAGCTTTTTGGGCCCAGAAATTACCGCCACATTCTCTGACCCTACGACATCCCACACGTCTCTTGCCAGTTTCATCTTAGGAAACCCAAGCGTTACGATGCAACTCAGAGGAAACTGGCTGTAAAGGATGCGGACTTCGCGAGAAGGGCGCAGAGGCGCAGTGCTGCCTTAGCGACTGAAGAGTCAGGCCCACCGCGGGGGCCCTTGAGGACGGCTTCTTTAGGAACCACCCGCGCTGCCCCGCGCCCACTGGAGCAGAGGCAGGATTTCTCAGCGGCGCGTGGCCGCAGGCGGAgccggcgcgggggcggggccgacGCGGGGGCGGGGCCACACGCGCGCAGTCCCGCCCCCCCGCATTTCGTGACGTACAACAATGCCTGCCACGCGTCGGAAGTCGGCCGCTGGGATGGTCTCCCTGCGCAAGTGACAGGCTTGAGGGAGCGCTCCCGTCATCTCGTGGCCAACTCCAGGAACCATGCGTTTCTTATTCagattctttgttttcttttacgtTGGGGGCTTTTTTACTGCTCAAGGACAAAAGAAAGAGGAGGGTACAGCGGAAGTTAAAATAGAAGTTTTGCATCGACCAGAAAACTGCTCCAAGACAAGCAAGAAGGGAGACCTGCTAAATGCCCATTACGATGGCTACTTGGCTAAAGACGGCTCGAAATTCTACTGCAGGTAGGAAATGCTGAGAACTGTCCCCGCGCCCACGAAATCTAACCCCCATCCACCAGACAGAAGCCTgatagttgtttttgttttattttaacagtAAGAGTTAAGCCTCTTGTtcctaagcaaaaaaaaaaaaagtcagattaGATGCAGTAATTTAATTAACTGagtattacttttttaaaaaatattttaaagttactGAAAATGTTGGCCCAAGAATTATAAACACATCCACGCATCACCACCGCCATTATCACCACTACCCTTGGCACCtataaaattaaatcaaagtACTATCTAACAGTGATCACACTTTTTTGCTGAGGGTTAGTTTGTCCTTACAGAGTATTGTGTAGGGATGTTTCAGAAAGTATATTTAGATTTTACTCTGACCTTCAGAAGCTACAAATCGTGCAGGTCAGGGTTCACTTTATCACTACCAAAAAACCACGACAACGGTGTCTTTTCCTGGTGACTTCTGCTGGGCCCTGTGTCCTCCCTCTcgcccctttctccccaccaCTGCCTAGTCTGACTAAATGGATGGTTTTTTATACGGAGGGAGaatgttttctcttcctttatgCTATAGCTTATAAATACAGGATTGAAGAAAGttacttcttccattttgaagaaaactgagaaatttaattaaaaaaagataaaagtttaAATTACTGCTAAAAGTACTTTAGAAATCATTTTAAGCTAAACCTGTACCATTTTTTAGAACAAACCCAGAGAGATTAAATGATATATGTATAAGCCCTGCAGCTAGTAGGAGCCAGAGACCTATTAAAAAATTTACTGTTGAATAATTTGTGTGAAGAtgacaataaaaaaatgagaTGACTCCAAATGACTAGCTTTGGACAAATCATACCTCTTTCTAGCTATTATGAGAAGTTTGAGCCAGACACCCCACCAGGGTGTtcagaataaattttaataagTGGAAAGAGATGGTTTGAAAGAACTCCAATTTTAAATTATAACTAAATACCcacctgtattttattttatttattttatttctctcctcccgcccctgttgtctgctctctgtgtccattcactgtgcattattctgtgtccacctgtattcttgccagcagcacccagaatccatgtctctttttgttggcatcatcttgctgcatcagctctccttgtgtgcggtgccactcctgggcaggctgcacttttatcgcacagggcggctctccttacggggcgcactccttgtgcttggggcgcccctacacaggggacacccctgcgtggcagggcactccttgtgcgcatcagcactgtgcgtaggccagctccacacgggtcaggaggcccagggtttgaaccctggacctccatgtggccctatctgttgggccaaatcctcttcccaccACCTGTATTTTAAAGTtcgattttatttttcttgaaatcaGCTTACCAAGATATTGCTTTCCATTATAGCCGGACACAAAATGAAGGCCACCCAAAGTGGTTTGTTCTTGGTGTTGGACAAGTAATAAAAGGACTAGACATTGCTATGTTGGATATGTGCCCTGGAGAAAAGCGAAAAGTGATTATACCTCCttcatttgcatatggaaaggaaGGCTATGGTAAggtatttcaatatttatttcttttttgagttatatttaaaaataaatcatagagGAAATAGTTACAGAACTATAGACCCCGatgaactttattatttttattttttaaattttttccaccAATGAACTTTAGCTGTATCTTCCCCAGTCCCCACCTTTTATTTTACATgtaaagaaaataagacattgATGGCATCTAGATCCCTGGCCATAGTTCTTTCCCCCACATAGTGGTAGCACTCGTGATTGAATAGCTTCTCTACCCCCCATGAACTTCCTTTCAAGAGGTAGAATTTCTCATGTacacacccccccacacacacagagagactACATCTGGAAGTATACACACTCATG
The nucleotide sequence above comes from Dasypus novemcinctus isolate mDasNov1 chromosome 7, mDasNov1.1.hap2, whole genome shotgun sequence. Encoded proteins:
- the FKBP7 gene encoding peptidyl-prolyl cis-trans isomerase FKBP7 isoform X1, whose protein sequence is MRFLFRFFVFFYVGGFFTAQGQKKEEGTAEVKIEVLHRPENCSKTSKKGDLLNAHYDGYLAKDGSKFYCSRTQNEGHPKWFVLGVGQVIKGLDIAMLDMCPGEKRKVIIPPSFAYGKEGYAEGKIPPDATLIFEIELYAVTKGPRSVETFKQIDTDNDKQLSKMEINHYLKREFEKDEKPHDTSYQNAVLEDIFKKNDHDGDGFISPKEYNVYQHDEL
- the FKBP7 gene encoding peptidyl-prolyl cis-trans isomerase FKBP7 isoform X2 encodes the protein MRFLFRFFVFFYVGGFFTAQGQKKEEGTAEVKIEVLHRPENCSKTSKKGDLLNAHYDGYLAKDGSKFYCSRTQNEGHPKWFVLGVGQVIKGLDIAMLDMCPGEKRKVIIPPSFAYGKEGYEGKIPPDATLIFEIELYAVTKGPRSVETFKQIDTDNDKQLSKMEINHYLKREFEKDEKPHDTSYQNAVLEDIFKKNDHDGDGFISPKEYNVYQHDEL